The DNA region AACTCTGAATTTAGTGATTCCAAAATGAGAGGAACACACTTTCTACAACACAATTTAGGCAGTAGAATCATCCAAAAACACTTCAAATTCAGGCAATTGAGTGATTCCAGGATAACAAAATTACAAAAAGGTTTCCAAGGAATGAATATATCATAATAATCATAAGGAACTCTTGATTGATAACTcaaaaatttgaattaaaatcTTTAACCTTTGCCAATAAGTTAATCCTGATTTATTCTCATTGTAAGCCGCATGTTACATTTGGACAAACCAAAACATGACTTCTCAAAAGTTTACATCTCCCCTATTATTGTTAAAGTGGGAGATTAGTCAAGATGCGGTGAGGTCGCAGCAAGAACACTTAGCCACACTGATAACCTCAAAGTGAACATCGGCCGCACTCCAGTTGAACCCTCTGAAGAACCGATAACTAAAGCTTTTCCGTTTCAATCTAACAATCTATATGGTATGAAGAAAATCAAAACTAGTATTACACCTGTTTACTTTTGGCAATGGTGTTAATTACATCATTAGGAATCTTCCACTCCCAAATATTGGGACTGAGAAGCTGCAAGGAGGGCTGCTCCGATTCCAGAGCCGTCGTTGGAATGTTCAACGCCGATTGTCTCGGCTGCTTCATCTCCCAACAATTCCTTTAGTGTATTCTCCATGCATGTTCTGAATTTCATGTAGTGTTCAAACAATCCTCCATCCAATGCTATCACTGATTTTTGTTCCTCCCCGGTTTTAACGGTATCTCTTCCCAGTTTCCTTAGGATGCCGAAAATACCAGCAGCAGCAAGGCGGGCCCCACGAACAGAAACTATATCACAAAGTTCCACAACAATCTTCCTCATTTTCAGGGATGTGTTTTCGATCTAAAAAATGAAAGAAATCAATGAGAAAACCGAACAGCTTTTTTTCAATAAGGAGAAATACAATTAACTTGCGatgaaagattacaaacaacagATTCACTAAAATTTACTACCTTTTCTATCGAATTCTAGAAAAACAACAAGCATATTTGTATTTTCCGCTTGGTCAAAGAAGCGGACATACCTCCAATATGTCCCTCAGTTTTTTTCCAACCACCCTTAGATCCGAAGATGTATCGTGATGCATAGCAGACATGTCAGGTGTCCTATACGTCCCATAAAAAAAAGTTAAAGATCTACACAAAGAGTTAAGAGTAATGAATAAACAACTTATTTGCGGCTTATAGCACAAACACTTATTATGTTAAGCGTTTATATATAAGCTATTTCTATAGCAAAAGATAAAATAAAGTTAAATAGTTTCTGTATAACTTATAAATTGTTTTCATAAGTTATATTGGAGAACTATTGAAAAAAAGTCTAAAACAACTGAACAGTGTCGTAAGTTGTTTATATAAGTTCTCCCAACGGCCTCACAAAATTTATGCTAGTAGATAAgctcaaataagtcaatccaaacaGGTCCTTAGAATTCAACATTGTTGTTATGAAAGGAATTAAAGTGCATTAGGTTGGATAAATTATCGTCATACCTAAGTATGAAAGGAATTCTCAACTTATGAGGAACAATATCTCCGAAAAAATCAGCTTTTTCAGCCATCTTCAGCAGGACTCTCCTTACAATGTCACCCAAATACATACCGGAAATTATCTTCTCAAAAATCTGCAAATAACAGTGTAAAAGTACATCATAGATGAATAATAACTAGTTAAAGCAACTATAGGTATGTAACTATTACCTGTTCTCCAGGGTTTAAGCTCGCTTCGTCTAGAGCTTGATCATATTCTGTTAGAGGAAGATCGGAAGAACAAAAATTACCCCACTCCATGTTTATAACCTATAGAGGTAACAACAATCAGCATGTTTTGTAACATCATCAAAATTTCACAATGATCCATATGCGACTTACCATCTCTCCTGATTTTGGTAAAAGACCTTGCCATTTCGGAATTGTGGTAACATTCTCTAAATATGCCGCATTTGTTCCAGTACCAAGAATTACTCCGGCAATGACATCCTTATTGCCGAATCTGGCTTTAGCTACTGTTCCAACAGTATCATTGATCTACAACATCCCATCATCAAGACATTAACTATCATTAATCAAAATTTTCTTTCGGACGCAAACTCAAAATCATTCTCGAAACCTAAATTATAGGCTAAAAGATAAGGAAATTGTGAAGAATGGTGAGAGGGACTGACTAGAGCTGCAACACGCATATCCAAGCCAACCCTTTCCAATGACTTGGTTAGTTCGCCGACTATATCTTCTCCGACCTACAAACAACCAAATGGAATCCATAATGGAAAGTGTTTATTATATGATACAAATGATATCAAGAAAGAACGGCGGAACAAATAAAAATGAAGATAGCAGAATCAAGGTAACAAGAATTACCACATCTTCGATACTGAAACCCTTACTCCACTTTATTAGAGTCCCGGATGAAATTGATGTTTGCCTCACTGGAAACGAGAACGTAAAACCCAATTCCCTTTTTCTTCCGGGAAGAGGACGAAACTCTTCAGGCTCAGAACTAACAAACTTTGCAAGAGACGTCGCTATAAAATCAAATAAATCCTGTAGTGAAAAAATTAACATGTTTCAGGAGTATTGTAGGCACTAAGCAGAGTCAATGCTTTGATAGATTTTCTCATTTCAGACTTACATGTGAAGAACCGGTCATCAAATGAGGAGGAATCGAAACTTCTTCGGAGTCTACGTTGACAACACCTTTCTCTTTTCCACCTAATTCCACACGTAGGGCACGGAAGTTCGTGCCACCAAGATCCAATGCATAAAAGAGTCCTTTCTCATCCCTATTAATAGTGCCACAACGTCAATAATTTCTCGTATCCATACCGCAATTTAAAACACTAACAAAGACTATTCGACAAACTATTGTTGGAAAGTGAGGAATTAAAATTCACATATGGAGCTATCCAGCAATAATGATCATTACAAAAATCAACAACAAAAAGTTTGATTCTCAATTATTGATCAGAAATTCTTAAACTCTTAAAAAACAAGGTAATTCAACAAACATCCAAAAACCAAAACACAAAACTCAAATATCTAGGCCGTATCGAATCGTATCATACTTGTATTGCGTATCCGCGTTTCATTAATCATGACATAAATCATCAAAAGCAATAGAAACCATAGTTAGAAACATTGACAATGACTATTCAGCAAACAATTATTGGAAAGTGAGGGAAACAAACATTCACATATAGCTATCTATCCAGCATAATGATCATTAGAAAATTCAGCTACAACAGAAACTCACTCATAATAAAAACCTTGATTCTCAAGTGTTGAACAGAAATTCATAAACTCTTGAACAACAAGTATCCAAAAACAGAAACAGAAAAAATTGAGTGATATTGAAATTTATGTAgcaaaagaaaagagaagaacCCAGATGGAAGATTATCCACATAAGAGATCAACATCTTGAGCTTGCTACCACCTTCAGAAGCAAGACCTGCATGCATTTCAACAACCATAGCTTCAGCTACTTTCCTAAGTTTCTCAATTGGGGTTCCACACTCTTCACCAAACACCTTCAAAATACTTTCAGCATGACCCCATTTTCCAGACACTTTTAAATGATGTCCCGCCACAGTTGCAGCCGCCAACGCCGCCGTCAACGCCGCAGCAGCTCCTAGGATGATTTTTGCCATTACTGAGTCAGGTCACGGACACAGTGAGTTGAAAAACGAGTTAGTCGTTGAAATTTGAGGTGAAAGGACAAAAAGATACAAACTTTTGATTCGGTGGAGGAAGGTGAAAAGTGGGTCGGATCGAATGTTAATTGAAAATTACAGAATTTGTTCTTATTTGTGTGCTATGGTCTAAATAAGACCGGTTAAAGAGAAAGAAACAAAAACACTTAAAGAAAAAGATATTTTTTACTGTAATAAATAAAGCTAAATGACAAGTCAAAATTAGTGAAAAATAAATGTAATGTTTGATTGAAATATTGATAGTATTaagtaaaaaaaaaacatttaaaagtttaattttgatgtaattaaaaaatatatattagTAAAAAGTATAATAAATTTGATTTGTTTTAGTATAAAagtaaaaaagaaaaagaaaagaaagttATTCATTCTATTTTAAATGTTTTTATTAGAAATACAAGAGGGTTAAAGTTCAATATTTTACATAAATAATCCAgttttttaaattaattttcaaaataatctataattttttaaaaaaatccaaaaatactTTACTTTCAGATAAATTGACGACAACTCTACATTTTTAATAGGAGGTGTCAATTGGATTGACGACTTCATATGGTGTTGCCAATTTAATTGGTGTCAGTGTACAACTTTATAAAGGAGACGTCAATTGGTCTAGCACCAGTGTACAAGCAATTTTTTTTAGTATAAATAGATGTGTCTCATACCATTTGCTACAATTCACATCTTATTTTAATTTCTTCTTTCATTTTCATCACTAGCTCTATCATGATTGTTAAAAGATATGGACATGTTTGTTATTCCGCAACGAAACCTCCGATGAAAATAATTTTATGGGACATCCAAAATTTTGAGCATCTTGAGAGGAGTTTGAAAAGTTGGTTAGACGGAAATATTAAGGATGGGGGACAAATTGGAAGTATCGAGAGACTTGTTTCGTACATCTCAATTGCAAATCATAACGTATGTGAGTGCGAGTTAGAGATGTTGATGATGTTAGGGATATGACATCTATAGTAGATGACATTGTTTTTATTGTTGTAATCTCTTAGACATGTTGTGGTGTTAAATTTTTTTATCTGTTATTTGTGTTGTTGTGTTAAGTTTTTTATCTATTGTTGTAATCTCTTACTATGTCTTGTGTTGTTCGTGTGTGAAAACTTTAAGTTGTAACCAAAAGTTGATATATTATAAATAACAAGGTTACAAAATCTTACCATATTATACCTAACTTAAAGAAAACAAATAAATGTTCATGTAGAACTTGCTCCAACATTGGGACATTTTGTTCGATTGTGTCCGGGCCGACGACATAAACCACATAATCTTACCATTTTATCAGTcatatccatttctgttctaatTCGCGTGTTGTTAGAGCGACCTTTTTCATCCATCACATATTTTCGTTGTGCCAAATTATATCCCCTTGATATGCATGTCAATAATCTTCTAGTGCTACCGGACCAAATCCTAGTTTTGATTCTAACCTATCTTTAAAATGCAAGAAACTTGTATTTCTGTTGATTGTAAATCAGATAACATCTGTGTTTTGAAAACCAAACCCAGATACATCAGAGACATATGTCTCTCCGTTGTAATGGGCATTAATAATGTATCTCGGTGCATATGCCATTGTAGTAAGTATTGTGAGGGCAAAGGTTCttagtccttattttaatgatgcCAAACCTTTTAGTAGCTCATACTGTGTACTTTGGATGGTCTCATCATATCGTAGAGTGCATTCATTCTTTAACATGCTCAAAGTATCAATTCAATGTGTCTATGCATATATGAGCATCGCATATATGTTAATATTGCACTTGATCATTGTTGGTATCTTAGGTCCATAAGAGAATGGTTTGGGTTGACCAAAATACATCTTAAAAACTCATTTTTACCATTTAAAATCTTTGAGTTGACTCATAAAATCTTTGAGTCGACTCATAAAATCCTTGAGTCGACTTATTCATGCATGTCATTTTCTTTGTAACTCCCGagtctgaacaggtcgagtctttgagtcgactcatttctggaaaaacaagatgagtcgactcatctcctgtttgagtcgactcataacctattttatttgaattgtgttgctgcgggtctgaacaggtcgagtctttgagtcgactcatttctagaaaaacaagatgagtcgactcatctcctgtttgagtcgactcataacctgttttatttgaattgtgtTGCTGCGGGTTTGAACATGACGAGtctttgagtcgactcatttATGAAAAAACAAGATGAGTCAACTCATCTCCTATTTGAGTCGACTCTTCTCCTGTTTTATTTGAGTAGTTTTGCTGCtggtctgaacaggtcgagtgcCTAGTGTGAACAGGTCGAGTGATCGTTGGTTTTACTCATTTTTTTGTTGTGTATTTtgcaacaacaacaaaaattgtGTGTTTTTGACTTGGTCAatgcatcatatatatatatatattctaaaGTCTCTTTTTCAACAAATAACAAGAAAAGCgaaagatatacactaaagttcctcttcatcttcattcttcattgcatgtttcaacaactacacataacaatttttattgatcatagtgcattgttgtggtgataacgtccaaataggattgtgtaatcttGGTTTGGGTAGAGGTTTTTAGTGGgtttttcttaaataaaatcatagggttttgtcctccaagatttGGGGTTTTTTGCACAAATCTTTGCTTCACAGATTCAGTCGAGTGAAAGATTTGAAGAACTTAGGTTCATTCGAACAAGTAACGGTAACtggaggattgtgaagaaaggtTTGGGTTCAAGTGTGTCGCGGCTGAAATAAGCCgagctagagttttggagaacttggagttcttgcaataaggtagctacaatcgGAGGTTTCACACATATCCGATCAAAATCAGCCGAGCTAGAGTTCTGGAGAACTTGGAGTTCTTGTaataaggtagctacaatcgGAGGTTTGTTCGGAATGTTTAATGCACTTGGTTCAGCTtgaatcaaggggagagaagtgaataggatctacaacaacacttaggtttgcttggtggtgatcatttcttctcttgtataaactttgcaattgataataaatatctcaattctaattttagaattgggagaagacgtaccctaagcgaggacgaaaggggaactgcctaaacaaatttggtgttgttctctctttctctaacTCTTTAATTTCTGCATAAATTGAATCTTGTGTGAAACTAATTTGTAACTTCATCTCGCTTAATTGTTGTGCATTAAAGCAGTTTGATAAATAGTTGCAATCACTTTGGTTGTAACCAAGGAAAATTCTGCACAATCAATTCTAGTTAAATTAAGGATCGGTGTAGTGTGCAtaccaagtgtttgataaaattaactTCACACAAGGTTATCAATATTTTGCTTGTTTTCTCATTATTTTAAGTTATCATTGGTGGTA from Lathyrus oleraceus cultivar Zhongwan6 chromosome 1, CAAS_Psat_ZW6_1.0, whole genome shotgun sequence includes:
- the LOC127117833 gene encoding hexokinase-1 — protein: MAKIILGAAAALTAALAAATVAGHHLKVSGKWGHAESILKVFGEECGTPIEKLRKVAEAMVVEMHAGLASEGGSKLKMLISYVDNLPSGDEKGLFYALDLGGTNFRALRVELGGKEKGVVNVDSEEVSIPPHLMTGSSHDLFDFIATSLAKFVSSEPEEFRPLPGRKRELGFTFSFPVRQTSISSGTLIKWSKGFSIEDVVGEDIVGELTKSLERVGLDMRVAALINDTVGTVAKARFGNKDVIAGVILGTGTNAAYLENVTTIPKWQGLLPKSGEMVINMEWGNFCSSDLPLTEYDQALDEASLNPGEQIFEKIISGMYLGDIVRRVLLKMAEKADFFGDIVPHKLRIPFILRTPDMSAMHHDTSSDLRVVGKKLRDILEIENTSLKMRKIVVELCDIVSVRGARLAAAGIFGILRKLGRDTVKTGEEQKSVIALDGGLFEHYMKFRTCMENTLKELLGDEAAETIGVEHSNDGSGIGAALLAASQSQYLGVEDS